Sequence from the Fusobacterium sp. IOR10 genome:
GAAGAATTATATAAAGAATACGGAGAAAATAAAAACGATGTAATTTTTATTGGTGTTAACAACGAGGAGCACTTAAAAATGACAAAGTTTTTAAATGAAAATAACTACTCCTTCCCATCAGTAACTGATGAAAAAGAACAAGTTTTTAAAAATTATAATATTACTGCTTTCCCAACTACTTTTATAATTGGTAGAGATGGAAATATAGTTGATGTTATAGTTGGAGGAACTTCCAAAGCTACAATGAAAAAACACATTGAAAAAGCTAGATAAATAATAAAGGTGTTGGAATTCCAACACCTTTATTATTATCCTAATTTTTTTATTTCTTTTTCTAACTCCACAGTATCTTTAGCAAACAACTTAGCTCCATGTTTTATTAAAACTTCCTTATCCCTAAATCCCCATAAAACTCCTATCATTTCCATATTAGAATTCTTTCCTGTTAAAACATCCACTTCTGAGTCTCCTATATAAACAGCCTCTTCTTTAGCTATATTTAAATTCTTTAAAGCTCTGTGTATATTATCTGGTGAAGGTTTAAGAGGTGTTTCCCCATTATCTCCAATTGTAAAATCAACAATATTACCAAAAAATTTATCTGTTATAATTTTAGCAGAATCTTCAGCTTTATTAGTGATAATTGCAATTTTATAATCTTCCCTATGAAGTTTTTCCATTAATTCTTTGACCCCTTCATATGGAGCTGTTTTTATCATTGAATGATCTTTGTAGTAAACTAACATTTCTTTATAACATTTTTCTATAATTTCTTGACTTGTTTTTATTGGAACAGCTTTTTCTATAGTCCATTTAATTCCATGTCCCACAAAACTTCTAATTTCATCCTTTGTTCTCTTTGGGAGATTATTCATTTCTAATATGTGATTAGTACTATCTGTTAAATCATCTAGTGTATTCATTAAAGTTCCGTCCATGTCAAACAATACTGCTTTAATCTTTTTAATTTTCATATTTTATTTTCCTTTCACAATTTCTTGTATATGTATTTTTTTATCAGTATAATATATATTACCATTTTTTAATTTTAATTGTATTAGAAAAATTTCAACACCTTTGTTTTTAGCTTGGTAAAATGCTTCTGAAAATACTTTGTCTGTTTCCCAATTTGGTGTAAATAGATCAGAATCTCTAAATACTAAAAACATTACACTTGCTCTCACATCTTTTCCCTTTGTTTCTAATATATTTACCAATGTATCCAAATGCTTAGTTGCCCTAATTGAGGGAGCATCTGGAAATATCACTTTTTTATTTTCAACTAAAGAGGCACCTTTTATTTCAAGCCAAATTTCCTTATTATCTTTTTTTAATAAATAATCCAATCTGCTGTGACCTATTTTCACTTCTGCCTTTAAAAAATCTATCTTTCCAAAGGGAGAAATTTCTTCATCCCTTAATATGTTTTCTGAAATATATCTATGAAATGCAGAATTTAATAAAATATCCTCTCCATCTTCTGCTTTTGCAGATATTAAATCCCACTGTGTTTTTCTCTTTTCTATATTTTTAGCTCTTCTTATATTTACAGTATTCCCTTCATAGAGTAATTCTTTTATTCTTCCACTATCATGTACATGAACCAAAACTTCACTATTATCTTTTAATTTCACTTTACAAATAAATCTATTTGGTCTTTCTAAAAATATTCCCTCTTCAGTTTCTCCTATTTCATATATTAGTTTTTCCATTAGTTCTCCTCTAAATTATAATAAATCTTTTTTAGAATCTTTTTCCGTTATTTTTCTAATGGATTTACAAGGATTTCCATAAGCTAAATAATTATCTTCTATATCCTTAGTTACAACACTCCCTGCTCCAATAACAACATTATTTCCTATGTGTACGCCATCTATAACAACTACATTACATGCAATCCACACATTGTTTCCTATGGTTATTCCCTTGGCATATTCACTCATGGATACATGCCCATCATCATATTTCATAAAAATTCTTTCTTCAGGTATCAAGGGATGATTAGTTGCCATTAAGGAAACATTTGGTCCAAACATTACATTATCTCCTATGGTTATTTTTCCATCATCCATTATTACAGTATTAAAATTAGCAAAAAAATTCTCACCTATATAG
This genomic interval carries:
- a CDS encoding HAD family hydrolase gives rise to the protein MKIKKIKAVLFDMDGTLMNTLDDLTDSTNHILEMNNLPKRTKDEIRSFVGHGIKWTIEKAVPIKTSQEIIEKCYKEMLVYYKDHSMIKTAPYEGVKELMEKLHREDYKIAIITNKAEDSAKIITDKFFGNIVDFTIGDNGETPLKPSPDNIHRALKNLNIAKEEAVYIGDSEVDVLTGKNSNMEMIGVLWGFRDKEVLIKHGAKLFAKDTVELEKEIKKLG
- the sfsA gene encoding DNA/RNA nuclease SfsA — translated: MEKLIYEIGETEEGIFLERPNRFICKVKLKDNSEVLVHVHDSGRIKELLYEGNTVNIRRAKNIEKRKTQWDLISAKAEDGEDILLNSAFHRYISENILRDEEISPFGKIDFLKAEVKIGHSRLDYLLKKDNKEIWLEIKGASLVENKKVIFPDAPSIRATKHLDTLVNILETKGKDVRASVMFLVFRDSDLFTPNWETDKVFSEAFYQAKNKGVEIFLIQLKLKNGNIYYTDKKIHIQEIVKGK
- a CDS encoding sugar O-acetyltransferase; translated protein: MEEDKIFKGKLFDARKKELKDIKHKAHKLCQKFNSMDEYDENRLEIIKEFIGSIGEKYYFQGPIQFNYGTHTYIGENFFANFNTVIMDDGKITIGDNVMFGPNVSLMATNHPLIPEERIFMKYDDGHVSMSEYAKGITIGNNVWIACNVVVIDGVHIGNNVVIGAGSVVTKDIEDNYLAYGNPCKSIRKITEKDSKKDLL